In Desulfosudis oleivorans Hxd3, the DNA window GGGCCGCAGAAAGTGGTTCACGTAAAGGGACTGTGCCCTTGTGTGAAGCTGCTTGATGTAATATGGACGGTGGTCTTTTCGCACAGGCCTGCTCTTGACGGCTTCGTAAAAAGCCCGGAATTCTTTTTTTACGGTATAGTTCCGTTTGGAAGCGTGTTTTTCAGGCAAACAGAAACGGGTATTCCGATGTCCAGAAATCGTGGGAAAACAACCGCGCCGCGGGTGTCAGGCGATACAGGGCGTCGGCCGCCAGCAGGGCAACCCCGTTGGTCCAGGTGATTTTCTGGCCCGGCCAGATCACGATTTTTGGAATGGTGAACCCGCACCAGTAGGAGCCGTCATCAAACCGCCGGTCCGCGATCCAGCCGAAGACCATTTTGGCGATCTCCTCGTTTCCCATGGCCGAAAGGGCCAGCACCAGCTCACAGGTTTCGGCAATGGTGATCCACGGTTCGTCGGACACGCACCGAACCCCGGTATTCTTTACCACGAACTTTTTCCAGTGCTTGTCGATGCGCCGCTGGGCCGCTTCCCCGGAGAGGGCGCCGCAAAGAACGGGGTAAAACCAGTCCATGGAAAACCGGGACTTGGCGATGTTAAACAGGTGGGGCCGGTTGGCCACGGCGTCGCCCAGGCGGGCCAGGGCGGTTTTCCACCGGGGCCGGCGGATACCCAGAATGTGGGCGGTGGCCAGGGCGCACTTTACGCTCATATAGATTGAACTGGAGCCGGTGCGCAGGGCCATGGGGTCGGTCTTTCCCTCCGGGCTTTTGGCCCAGTGAATCTCGCCGCTGTCGGTCTGAAGGCTCAAGGCAAAGTTGATGCCCGCCTCCACCGTGGGCCAGATCCCCTCCAGAAAGGCCCGGTCCCCGGTGATCATGTAATATTGAAAAGCGCCCACGGCAATGTAGGAGCTCATGTTGGTGTCGTAGGTTCGATCTTCGGGCACACCATCCCTGTAGGCGGCGTGCCAGCTGCCGTCGGCGTGCTGTTTTTCCGCCAGCCAGGCGTAGGCGGCCCGTGCCCGGTTGTAATGCCCCCCCACGGCCAGGCCCATGGCGGCCTCCACCATGTCCCAGGGATCGGTTTTATCGCCCTCGGACCAGGGAATGTCGCCGTTTTCCCGCTGGG includes these proteins:
- a CDS encoding prenyltransferase/squalene oxidase repeat-containing protein, producing MNAKAALSLKQDLSLDIDAVCGRIAATQRENGDIPWSEGDKTDPWDMVEAAMGLAVGGHYNRARAAYAWLAEKQHADGSWHAAYRDGVPEDRTYDTNMSSYIAVGAFQYYMITGDRAFLEGIWPTVEAGINFALSLQTDSGEIHWAKSPEGKTDPMALRTGSSSIYMSVKCALATAHILGIRRPRWKTALARLGDAVANRPHLFNIAKSRFSMDWFYPVLCGALSGEAAQRRIDKHWKKFVVKNTGVRCVSDEPWITIAETCELVLALSAMGNEEIAKMVFGWIADRRFDDGSYWCGFTIPKIVIWPGQKITWTNGVALLAADALYRLTPAARLFSHDFWTSEYPFLFA